A portion of the uncultured Bacteroides sp. genome contains these proteins:
- a CDS encoding thioredoxin family protein: MKSFKIKGVHFLITIIIFTIILNVIGNTCNTRSGPSNNAVKIKEYKSSDDVKNKTVCFILFHTQNSLACDSMQSSLSRLISSGANADLFYRVNAEKDTFLCDKYNISGVPCIIILNHGIEKNRIMGVVPYRNLKKIYNRHKK; this comes from the coding sequence ATGAAATCTTTCAAAATTAAAGGAGTCCACTTTCTTATTACTATTATCATATTTACCATTATTCTTAATGTGATAGGAAACACTTGTAACACAAGATCAGGTCCTAGCAATAATGCTGTTAAGATAAAAGAGTACAAAAGCTCGGATGATGTGAAAAATAAGACAGTTTGTTTTATTTTGTTTCACACACAAAATTCTCTGGCATGCGACAGCATGCAATCTAGTCTATCAAGATTAATCTCATCGGGTGCAAATGCCGATTTGTTTTATAGGGTGAACGCTGAGAAAGACACTTTCTTATGCGATAAATATAACATCTCAGGAGTGCCCTGCATCATTATATTGAATCACGGAATTGAGAAGAACCGAATTATGGGCGTAGTCCCATATCGTAATTTAAAAAAAATATACAATCGGCACAAAAAGTAA
- a CDS encoding ketoacyl-ACP synthase III, with protein MKMYINSIGYYIPSKRIDNDYFAQKSGVTNKWINQRTEIQSRSRALKSETMNFMCSCAVKQGLSQLPYNSGDIDLIIFASYTPTDTVATMGHIIQREFNLTKAKVFYISSACSSAINAIEIIQSFFQSDKAKKALLICGDRNSSFSDDKDRTTGHLWGDAAAAFFFSKERHSIHDAELVDIITQGLGHVGMGTTAVTLNIQKRKIEMPGGRDVFMHACNMIANNITEITVRNKCNISDINYFISHQANMRILKNVAHQLDIPNKKMLSNIEYLGNTGCVSSLLVFAENYTKFKPNDVICISVFGGGYSAGACLFKINNGLGLLNER; from the coding sequence ATGAAAATGTATATAAACTCTATTGGATATTATATCCCTTCTAAAAGAATTGACAATGATTATTTTGCTCAAAAATCAGGTGTTACGAATAAATGGATCAATCAACGGACCGAAATTCAGAGCAGATCAAGAGCATTAAAATCTGAGACTATGAATTTTATGTGTTCTTGTGCAGTGAAGCAAGGCTTATCTCAATTGCCTTATAATAGTGGTGATATTGACTTAATCATTTTTGCATCATATACACCAACAGATACTGTTGCAACAATGGGTCATATTATACAACGGGAATTTAATCTAACTAAAGCAAAAGTATTCTACATATCTTCTGCCTGTTCTTCTGCAATAAATGCCATTGAAATAATACAATCATTCTTTCAGTCTGATAAGGCCAAAAAAGCCTTATTGATTTGCGGTGATCGTAATTCCTCATTTTCTGATGACAAAGACCGAACAACTGGGCATCTTTGGGGAGACGCTGCTGCTGCATTTTTCTTCTCTAAAGAAAGACATTCAATTCATGATGCCGAACTGGTAGATATAATTACTCAGGGATTAGGTCACGTTGGTATGGGAACAACTGCCGTCACACTAAATATTCAGAAAAGGAAAATTGAGATGCCCGGAGGTAGGGACGTATTTATGCATGCATGTAATATGATTGCTAATAACATAACAGAAATTACGGTAAGGAATAAATGTAATATCTCAGATATAAATTATTTTATTAGTCATCAGGCCAACATGAGAATATTAAAAAATGTGGCTCACCAACTGGATATACCAAATAAAAAAATGCTATCAAATATAGAATATCTTGGTAACACAGGATGCGTCAGTTCTTTATTGGTATTTGCTGAAAACTATACAAAATTCAAGCCCAATGATGTAATTTGTATTTCGGTGTTTGGTGGAGGATATTCTGCCGGCGCTTGTTTGTTTAAAATAAATAACGGACTAGGTTTATTAAATGAAAGATAA
- a CDS encoding transposase family protein gives MLPYFEAAHDDYLSEYELNGKRRSHRRSFCIYKNSPLPDVPERLFFILVYLKNNPLQEYHAACFGMGQKHCNTFVHCLNHVLRLGLETMGLVPAQTDKELSDRLSELSKDGTVEPVLLHDGTERETGKIACKTMCKTVQKQQKTHFCKTLIMNELQRVL, from the coding sequence TTGCTTCCCTATTTTGAGGCGGCTCATGATGATTATTTGTCTGAATATGAGCTGAACGGCAAACGGCGAAGTCACCGCCGTAGCTTCTGTATCTACAAGAACAGCCCCTTGCCTGATGTCCCGGAACGCCTTTTCTTTATTCTTGTGTATCTGAAAAACAACCCTTTGCAAGAGTATCATGCCGCCTGTTTCGGAATGGGTCAGAAACATTGCAACACTTTTGTACACTGTTTGAACCATGTTCTCCGTTTGGGCCTTGAGACAATGGGTCTTGTGCCCGCACAGACGGACAAAGAACTTTCCGATCGTTTGTCTGAACTCTCTAAAGATGGTACTGTTGAGCCTGTATTGCTCCATGACGGCACTGAAAGGGAAACAGGCAAAATAGCATGCAAAACAATGTGCAAAACAGTGCAAAAACAACAAAAAACGCACTTTTGCAAAACGCTGATAATGAACGAGTTGCAACGTGTTCTCTAG
- a CDS encoding ATP-binding protein encodes MIIRFSVSNYKVFKDEVVFSFVATNYDKKTREDENVTHVEAPSLRLLKNAVVYGANASGKTKLIDAFAFMRYFVVNSSKDAVSSEDIDTDPFRLNTESEASPSTFELMFLVGHRIYRYGFEVNRKKVITEWLYVQEKNKESELFYRDEEGTLSFDKKRFASWDLIITANLVRENALFITTLAQFNDELGIKLISFFKENIKIISGLNEAGYKGMILSKLVDSDYKKRIMELLNFADLGIMDVSRKEVKASFETSEKVPHQIQEMIINDIQSQNLYTKHLAYDADHAPIGNRDFQMRKDESDGTQKFFYLTGPILESLTNGYTLIVDELDSRLHPNLVTRLISLFNSKETNPNNAQLIFNTHNSSLLDSRLLRRDQVWFIDKNMYGESRLYSLSDIKGIRKDENFAHNYINGLYGGVPYLEDFSGLSIDKAQANENEK; translated from the coding sequence ATGATCATTCGATTTTCTGTAAGTAACTATAAAGTGTTTAAAGATGAAGTTGTATTCAGCTTCGTAGCCACGAATTATGATAAGAAGACACGCGAAGATGAAAATGTAACGCATGTTGAAGCACCCTCATTGCGTTTGCTTAAAAATGCTGTTGTTTATGGAGCCAATGCAAGCGGAAAGACAAAGTTGATTGATGCTTTTGCATTTATGCGTTATTTTGTGGTAAACTCTTCTAAAGATGCCGTTTCGTCAGAAGACATTGATACAGATCCATTTCGTCTGAATACAGAGAGTGAAGCGAGTCCAAGCACCTTCGAGCTCATGTTTTTAGTTGGGCACAGGATATATCGCTATGGCTTTGAAGTAAATAGAAAAAAAGTAATAACCGAATGGCTTTATGTTCAAGAAAAAAACAAAGAATCAGAACTTTTCTACAGAGACGAGGAGGGCACACTCTCTTTTGATAAAAAGAGATTTGCCTCATGGGATTTGATCATAACAGCAAATCTAGTGAGAGAAAATGCTCTATTTATTACCACGCTTGCTCAGTTTAACGACGAGCTGGGCATCAAACTTATCTCTTTCTTTAAAGAAAATATTAAAATTATTTCGGGATTAAACGAGGCCGGTTACAAAGGAATGATCTTATCTAAATTAGTCGATTCTGATTACAAAAAAAGAATAATGGAATTACTGAACTTTGCTGATCTGGGAATTATGGACGTAAGCAGAAAAGAGGTAAAAGCCAGTTTTGAAACTTCAGAAAAAGTGCCTCACCAGATTCAGGAAATGATTATTAATGATATTCAGTCACAAAATTTATATACCAAGCATCTGGCCTACGATGCAGACCATGCTCCTATTGGAAATAGAGATTTTCAGATGAGAAAAGATGAATCTGATGGGACGCAAAAGTTCTTTTATCTCACAGGGCCTATATTAGAATCATTGACCAATGGGTATACGCTAATTGTTGACGAATTGGACTCTCGACTTCATCCCAATTTAGTGACACGGCTAATCTCTTTATTCAACTCAAAAGAGACAAACCCTAATAATGCCCAGTTAATATTTAACACTCATAATTCCAGTTTATTGGATAGCCGCTTATTGAGAAGAGATCAGGTTTGGTTTATAGATAAAAACATGTATGGCGAAAGTCGCCTTTATTCATTATCAGACATTAAAGGCATTCGTAAAGACGAGAACTTTGCACATAATTATATTAATGGACTCTACGGCGGTGTCCCTTATCTTGAAGATTTTAGTGGTTTAAGCATTGATAAAGCGCAGGCAAATGAGAATGAAAAATAA
- a CDS encoding DUF2141 domain-containing protein — protein sequence MKKSLFLMGFLLLSLSSFGQKKLVVVADGMAEIKGSLLVVVFNSDSTFLKKPVFATKANIHADTEEVVTSLPEGEYAIFLFQDSNENGKMDTREFGMPIEKYGFSNNVVGKMGPPSFKETCFALEKDMVVRITLR from the coding sequence ATGAAAAAGAGTTTATTTCTAATGGGGTTCTTGCTTCTGAGCCTCTCCTCATTTGGACAAAAGAAGCTTGTTGTTGTAGCTGACGGAATGGCAGAGATAAAGGGTTCTCTGCTGGTAGTTGTTTTCAATTCTGATTCCACCTTCTTGAAGAAGCCTGTATTTGCAACTAAGGCAAACATTCATGCCGATACGGAAGAGGTTGTAACCAGCCTGCCGGAAGGTGAATATGCCATTTTTCTTTTTCAGGATTCTAATGAAAATGGTAAAATGGACACCCGAGAATTTGGTATGCCGATAGAGAAATACGGATTTAGCAACAATGTGGTAGGAAAGATGGGACCTCCCAGTTTCAAGGAAACCTGCTTTGCTCTGGAAAAGGACATGGTTGTGCGCATCACACTGCGATAA
- a CDS encoding efflux RND transporter periplasmic adaptor subunit: protein MKSIFYVVLSALFFNCSSNKQTESKNQVKTLSVLTLQRDSITLYSEYPAHIEGKVNVDIRPQAEGYIEKILVEEGMYVKAGQPLFKIDDRVYIEQLNSAKASLASALAALQTAKLEITKQTLLADHNVNSGFQLKLANAQYETAKANVQQQQAAVDLAKINLNFTTVKAPVSGYIGRIPKRIGNMVSKSDALPLTTLSEISEVYAYFSMTEKEYLQLVVNNSKQDVQDKISGLKGVSLVLADGTAYSYKGKVEMINGEFESGTGSISLRADFPNPQNVLRTGNTGRIIIPRTEQNVLLVPVLATLDIQNKVQVIRLKKDNTAERISINVSQKQGDFYVVKSGLNPGDKIVIQSLTTVQDGELIQPEVK from the coding sequence ATGAAGTCTATTTTTTATGTTGTATTAAGTGCGTTGTTCTTTAACTGTTCGTCAAATAAGCAAACGGAAAGTAAGAATCAGGTTAAGACTCTTTCTGTACTTACGCTTCAGAGAGATTCAATCACTCTTTATTCAGAATATCCTGCTCATATAGAAGGAAAAGTGAATGTAGATATACGTCCGCAAGCTGAGGGATATATAGAGAAAATTCTTGTAGAGGAAGGTATGTATGTAAAAGCAGGGCAACCTTTATTTAAAATTGATGATCGTGTATATATTGAACAACTAAACTCGGCCAAAGCTAGTTTGGCATCTGCTTTGGCTGCTCTTCAAACAGCTAAATTAGAAATTACCAAACAAACACTTTTGGCTGATCATAATGTGAACTCAGGATTTCAACTAAAGTTAGCTAATGCTCAGTATGAAACAGCTAAGGCTAATGTGCAACAACAACAGGCGGCTGTAGATCTGGCTAAAATCAACCTGAATTTCACTACCGTAAAAGCCCCGGTAAGCGGCTATATTGGACGTATTCCGAAAAGAATAGGTAATATGGTTTCAAAAAGTGACGCTTTGCCTTTAACAACCCTATCGGAAATTAGTGAGGTGTATGCTTATTTCTCAATGACTGAAAAAGAATATCTGCAATTGGTTGTCAATAACTCTAAGCAAGATGTACAAGATAAAATCTCAGGTTTGAAAGGGGTTTCTCTTGTTTTGGCAGATGGCACTGCTTATTCGTATAAAGGAAAGGTGGAAATGATTAATGGTGAATTTGAGAGTGGTACAGGATCAATTAGCTTACGGGCCGATTTTCCAAACCCGCAAAATGTGCTGCGAACAGGAAACACAGGAAGAATTATCATACCTCGTACTGAGCAAAACGTATTATTGGTGCCTGTGTTGGCAACTTTGGATATTCAAAACAAAGTGCAGGTAATTCGTTTAAAGAAAGATAATACAGCTGAACGGATATCCATCAATGTAAGTCAGAAACAAGGTGATTTTTATGTTGTAAAATCAGGTTTAAACCCCGGCGACAAAATTGTTATTCAAAGCTTAACAACTGTACAAGATGGTGAGTTGATACAGCCTGAAGTTAAATAA
- a CDS encoding TonB-dependent receptor, whose amino-acid sequence MNKKIILLSFMLLCVMQAFAQIKGIVSDENGEPLVSASVVVQGHKIYTVTDDDGAYTLNNLPKGTIRVTVSYIGFQSITRQINMKDQIQKVDFRLSVSNVLSEIEVFGERNKQPAKLDAITRMPLSPSEQIQSISVISDKVISEQGALSVTDAARNVPGVSLFGSYGGIRESMSIRGYRGVPILKNGVGIDSDFRTASLTSDMQGVESVQIIKGSAAITQGIGNGLGSPGGVINVVTKTPKFVNSGEVAFRTGSWGQVRPTFDVQTVLSKKRNVAFRLNGAFERADSYRKYINSNQIYINPSLEWRPDDKTIVTLELDYFNQNKTPDRGTVNLAADSVEALYKMPYDKFLGFSTDNAHTKTTTYAARVTRFLTDNIYVRGAYFKSDYSLDNTGASLATVEKNNYKKLARTLARSLRADRNSTLQLDLIGKDLYTGPIRHTFQVGFDYKTTDLTTTSYTSAKVDTIDVTQNFTSTLPTSVKSLKIGTPVYSTESNYGLMAQEVMTFNRYLKAVLGLRYSYSSSENDTSTGTTTGDSWNPMFGLMVTPVKNVNLFGSYTTTTSLRSAAQKKEDGTAIGSSNSKQWEFGVKSDWLDNRLRFNFTYFYIKNSNTSYGIYDALGNNVLYYDNAGDLVRDGVEVELNGRVLPNLQVMLGYAYVDPRYRNSPAFKEGSAPINTTKNTANAWLHYSVERGFLKGLSLGAGAYYVGKRPVNDYTIKVAVHNTTPNVKPFDMPAYTTINVQVAYTFKHLTTRVFFNNIFDEIGYSSYYRGGYINQIDPRNFAVNLSYSF is encoded by the coding sequence ATGAATAAAAAAATCATCTTATTGAGTTTCATGCTCCTTTGTGTGATGCAGGCCTTCGCGCAAATAAAAGGAATCGTAAGCGACGAGAACGGAGAGCCTTTAGTTTCCGCCAGTGTCGTTGTACAAGGACACAAAATCTACACCGTGACGGACGATGACGGTGCATATACATTAAATAATCTACCTAAAGGCACCATCCGTGTCACTGTCAGTTATATTGGTTTTCAGAGTATCACTCGGCAAATTAATATGAAAGATCAAATACAGAAAGTAGATTTTCGGTTGAGTGTATCCAATGTTCTCTCTGAAATAGAAGTGTTTGGAGAACGCAACAAACAACCCGCTAAGCTTGATGCCATCACTCGTATGCCTCTCAGTCCGAGCGAACAGATACAAAGTATCTCTGTTATCTCTGATAAAGTAATTTCTGAGCAAGGTGCTCTGAGTGTAACCGATGCTGCACGCAATGTGCCTGGCGTAAGTCTTTTTGGATCTTATGGTGGCATTCGTGAGAGTATGTCTATTCGTGGTTATCGAGGCGTACCTATTCTGAAGAACGGAGTCGGTATTGATTCGGACTTTCGTACTGCTTCTCTTACTTCGGACATGCAAGGTGTTGAGTCGGTGCAGATCATCAAAGGTTCTGCTGCCATCACACAAGGTATTGGTAATGGTTTGGGTAGTCCCGGAGGAGTTATCAATGTAGTAACCAAAACACCTAAATTCGTCAATAGTGGTGAGGTCGCTTTCCGTACTGGCAGTTGGGGACAAGTGCGACCTACATTTGATGTGCAGACTGTACTTAGCAAAAAACGTAATGTTGCTTTCCGTTTGAATGGAGCTTTTGAACGAGCGGACAGTTATCGCAAGTATATCAACAGCAACCAGATATACATCAATCCTTCATTAGAATGGCGTCCCGACGATAAAACGATTGTTACGCTGGAGCTAGATTACTTTAACCAAAACAAAACACCGGACAGAGGTACTGTAAATCTGGCCGCCGACAGCGTAGAAGCTCTTTATAAAATGCCCTATGATAAATTCTTAGGGTTTAGTACTGATAACGCTCATACTAAGACGACTACTTATGCTGCCCGTGTCACTCGTTTCCTGACGGATAACATCTATGTAAGAGGTGCTTATTTCAAGTCAGATTATAGTTTGGATAATACAGGTGCAAGCCTTGCAACAGTTGAAAAGAATAACTATAAAAAGCTCGCTCGTACTCTTGCTCGTTCATTGAGGGCTGATCGTAACTCTACACTACAACTTGATCTTATTGGCAAAGATCTCTATACCGGTCCTATCCGTCATACTTTTCAAGTAGGATTCGACTATAAAACGACTGATCTCACTACCACCAGCTATACATCTGCAAAAGTAGATACCATTGATGTGACGCAGAACTTTACGAGTACCTTGCCTACGAGTGTGAAATCTCTCAAAATAGGCACACCCGTTTATTCCACTGAATCAAACTATGGCTTGATGGCACAAGAGGTTATGACCTTTAATCGCTATCTGAAAGCCGTACTCGGTTTACGTTATAGTTATAGTAGCAGTGAGAATGATACTTCTACGGGTACTACCACCGGTGATTCATGGAATCCCATGTTCGGATTAATGGTGACTCCGGTAAAGAACGTCAACCTTTTTGGTTCTTATACCACAACGACCAGTCTGCGTTCTGCTGCCCAGAAGAAAGAAGATGGCACAGCCATTGGTTCATCAAACTCTAAACAGTGGGAGTTTGGCGTCAAATCAGATTGGTTAGATAATAGACTTCGTTTCAACTTTACCTATTTCTATATCAAAAACTCGAATACTTCCTATGGTATATACGATGCATTGGGTAATAATGTGCTCTATTATGATAATGCAGGGGATTTGGTTAGAGATGGGGTAGAAGTAGAGCTAAATGGACGTGTTTTACCGAACTTGCAAGTAATGCTTGGTTATGCTTATGTTGACCCACGCTATAGAAACAGTCCAGCATTTAAGGAAGGTTCAGCGCCGATTAATACAACCAAGAATACTGCTAATGCCTGGCTTCACTACTCAGTAGAGAGAGGCTTTTTGAAAGGACTTTCTTTAGGAGCAGGAGCTTACTATGTAGGCAAACGTCCGGTAAATGACTACACTATTAAGGTAGCGGTGCACAATACCACTCCTAATGTGAAACCGTTTGATATGCCGGCTTATACCACCATTAATGTTCAGGTTGCCTACACTTTCAAACATCTCACTACCCGTGTATTCTTTAATAATATATTTGATGAAATCGGTTATAGCTCTTACTATCGTGGAGGTTATATCAATCAGATTGATCCGAGAAACTTTGCCGTTAATCTGAGCTATTCATTCTAA
- a CDS encoding MATE family efflux transporter: MDYNTTSINKLFLKQLVPNILGMALTALFIIVDGIFVGRGIGSDALAAVNIVAPVFTIMTGIGLMFGMGAGILSTIYISKGKRKLASHVATVSFVASSAIMLIYTIVTLCIPQKIVIALGAPDAIITPASQYLVILSLFAVFQTAICSLPYFVRVSNPNYSMLSLGIATLINIILDYLFIFILRWGLFGAAFATGLGQVVATAMLLYYLMKKSSGIRLIKLQYSSYKNLKYGLTHIRHIIQLGSSVLVSEITISLMAIAANYTFAYYIGLNGVAAFSIINYMFPVVYMVFNAIIQSAQPIISFNYALDKHTNTKKALHLALSTAIMTAGIFIFLSTMFNSELVSLFIADINNPAWILAVEGLPYFSLVFVFFGINIIYIGYYMSIKNSEQAFIFTIIRGVLPLICFYIIPMWLETIGIWLSVPIAEVISTMLVVTSVIHHNRSIKKISINT, translated from the coding sequence ATGGATTATAACACAACGAGTATCAATAAATTATTTCTCAAACAACTAGTTCCTAACATATTGGGAATGGCTTTAACCGCACTTTTTATCATAGTCGATGGGATATTTGTTGGTAGAGGTATAGGAAGCGACGCATTGGCAGCTGTTAATATTGTTGCTCCTGTTTTCACTATAATGACAGGTATTGGATTGATGTTTGGAATGGGAGCCGGAATATTATCTACTATATATATATCGAAAGGTAAAAGGAAATTAGCAAGCCATGTGGCAACTGTGTCATTCGTTGCTTCGAGTGCAATAATGTTGATATACACGATTGTAACTCTTTGCATTCCGCAGAAAATCGTAATAGCGTTAGGTGCTCCTGACGCTATTATAACTCCAGCAAGTCAATACCTTGTTATTCTTTCTTTATTTGCTGTTTTTCAAACTGCGATATGCTCACTGCCTTACTTCGTAAGAGTAAGTAATCCTAATTATTCAATGCTTAGTTTGGGTATTGCTACATTGATAAATATTATTTTGGATTATCTGTTTATTTTCATTTTAAGATGGGGCCTTTTTGGAGCCGCTTTTGCCACTGGATTAGGGCAAGTAGTTGCAACAGCTATGCTACTATATTATTTAATGAAGAAATCATCTGGAATCAGACTCATAAAACTTCAGTACTCCTCTTATAAGAATTTAAAGTACGGCTTGACTCACATCCGCCATATAATTCAGCTAGGATCTTCGGTATTAGTAAGCGAAATAACTATTTCTTTAATGGCGATAGCCGCCAATTATACATTTGCTTATTACATCGGTTTGAACGGAGTGGCTGCCTTTAGTATTATAAACTATATGTTTCCTGTTGTTTACATGGTATTCAATGCTATTATACAGTCCGCACAACCAATAATAAGCTTTAATTATGCATTAGATAAACATACTAACACTAAAAAGGCTTTGCATTTGGCTCTTAGTACTGCTATTATGACAGCTGGAATATTCATCTTCTTATCTACCATGTTTAACAGTGAATTAGTTTCATTATTTATCGCAGATATAAATAATCCAGCTTGGATATTGGCAGTTGAAGGACTACCTTACTTCTCGCTAGTTTTTGTTTTTTTTGGAATAAACATTATTTATATAGGTTATTATATGTCCATAAAAAACAGCGAACAGGCATTCATTTTTACAATCATCAGGGGAGTGTTACCTCTAATCTGTTTTTACATTATTCCCATGTGGCTTGAAACTATAGGTATTTGGTTGTCTGTTCCTATAGCAGAAGTAATTTCTACGATGCTAGTTGTGACAAGTGTAATCCATCACAATAGATCAATCAAGAAAATATCAATAAACACTTAA